Part of the Vigna angularis cultivar LongXiaoDou No.4 chromosome 1, ASM1680809v1, whole genome shotgun sequence genome, TGTCAGCCATTTATGCTTAAATATGTTCTTCATTTCCAaacaagttattttaaaatatttgtgatattattaaaacataattgattttttttctcttccattttgtttaaaatatttccCACATCTTCCTGTAAAACTTTCTTTCTGTCTTTTGAGTTAACCAAATTTGTATAATTTCACTATTTCTATGGTTTTTTTCTTCACTAATGGAAGAGTTTTCATACAAGCAGATGGAGTGTCATAGTGGAGTTCATGTAAAACAGTTGCacagagaaaaaagaaattaaaataaaagcatttgagagtgtaattatttattagtttaatttaaattttaaaagactgCTGGTAAATACATATATTTGAGGAAAACACAAGCTTCTgcttacttttttaaaaaggttGTTAAAAtggtcaaattttaaaatattttgaaagtagATAAGTTGTGGTAAggttatatgattttatttgaaaaacataGTGTCAAAGTAATacgtttaaaataattttaaagtttgaaatcgTATTAAAGTGATACGACTTTAGTCGAGAGTATTTcaaactaaaatcatattattttgatacgatatttatcaaaactaaataatttaagACGTAGTgaactaaaataatatcatattgagataactttaatttaaaagtgtTCTTtactaaaatcattttattgtGCATTAACTTCTTCATCATGTTAAGATAAAACAACTTATTCATTCgtaattttttctaaatatttattttaataattttaaaaaaaattataccataataatgtttttgtttatattgaacTATTAATGCAATGATAAATAGATTAACTtggaaaattattttacatttaaaacttttaagaaataatataaccatatatatttttaaactaaaatagcgacttaattatatatactaatttttatattcttttataggttattttaaaacttatattttttcattggCTTAAATCAAAACTGAAATACATTTGTTTCTCTTCAATgaaaatatctttataatattttgtaacctttaaaaagaaatccaaCTTTTGAACCTACCATACATTATAATATAGTTACTTAATATCATCATATTATAATACTTAATAAAAGCATACTATCTTTATAGTAGGCTCCATAATATACTGATATTAAAAAGGTCATATTATAGATATTGTCCTTTATGAACTTAGGATTCATATACATATCTCATTTTATTGATTACCTTAATcccatatatataatttgtcaTAAGTCATATTTCTTAAGGTAATACTATCTGTGTGGACTTTCCATGTCATTTTATCCCATGTTCATGTGCTGGCAATGTGTTTTTCCTTTAGAAAGTTGATCTCAAATCCAACATGCCAAAGTTTCTCctttagaaataattaattgtttcaTACTCAATTTCATAAGCAAAATACCAACAATATTCTAAACTTTCATAACTACAAACTTAACAGTttagattttcaattttttctctaaCTCTAATCGTTaactaaaatatgattattttatcaaagATAATATGTCTtgcctttaaaatatttgagttcAAGAAATCACTCAGAGGAGGAGAACCATCAATATTCTAAagatctaaaatataaaaccaaaaacatttGAATCAACGATGAAGCTAGTTGAGAATCACTTTTTCCAActattcaaaacaaaactgaTTCCAAAACTAAAtagaaagaataataaaagaattttcaaaatgaaggtaataattttcaaaataaagacatatggtttgaattttatttattaaaaaatatcgTTAATTTACTAATTATGACAAggtataatatgatttttttaaatatatattaaaattaaagttaaaatcttagaaaatagaaaatgagaAATAGATGTTTTAACTTacatatgaaaaagaaaaaaagaaatgattttAGGGTATATTAAATTCTTCAACTCAATTTACAAAAACATTAATGTCGTGTTCACTTTAAAGTATTTACTGTTGTTGATGATATGCAACTATGGAttgcaaataaattttatgttcgTTTTTATAAATTTGCAGGCGATAAAAAGATGGGATTTGCGGGATGAAGgaaattttcaatatttcatGCCCAGCACAGATTTGCAAGGAATTgtcataaatttcaattttaccctTTATATGATGTATTTGACTGAAATGGATTCTGAGCATTAGCacgaataataataatagtataataaaaataataataaataataataatatattattattattattaattttaattttttactaattataaacatttttacaattaaatataatattaggaattatcattttatattactttaataattagggatattttggtaatcttcaatttctatcaattaaacaaatttttttatttgtcacattaatcaaatcctacactaattctcacaaactttactttcaaatctatTCTCAATTACCTCTGAATCCActcaaacaaataacaaaaacttTACCCTCAAATTTACTCAATCACTCTCACAAATCATCTCCCACAAATCTACACATGTGAACAAAATAGTAATTCatcaattaatgaagtaaagcctTTAACGAATATTTAGAATATAAACCGagacatatttttaaattataaaaaatattttaaatttataataaaaaattaatttatctaaaatttaagaaattacaaacatatttaagGATATTTCTATAATACATTTTGTCATTATTTTCCATCTTTGTATcattatatttcatatatattttttaaaaaaatagtagtaTGGTGGGGTAgtacaaaaataattcaaacgGTTGGTATAGGCCTGGCATACCTACTTTTCTGCTTTTTGAAGCTACCATGAAGGATCTACTTTATGTGAATTATTATGAGGTTGAAGCATTCCTACTTTACTCTTTAAAGCTATGAACTACACATCTATGTTCAAACcactatttttatttcaaaattaagttaataagttgtatttcaaaagataacttcataaaaaagaaaacagtactatcttttaagttttttttttaatgttcaaGTCGTCTTTGTAACATgagttttatatgtttttaaaaaattatttacgagtagaaacaatattttagttttcttttcttaaaagatagggcaaagttaatttttagAGTACTTTAGTTTAAACTAGTTATGCTTAAAAGTAAGATTTcaactattataataaaatgaataaattagttgaaaacaaataaggaaaacgtgtttttttattattaaaaataagttctGTTAAGATtgataatatttcatttatttttttatcagcaattaattatttttacactataatttatataaaaaagttaaattacagttaaataaattgataaaaaaaatttaaaattaggtaaaagaaaaattaaattatatccGTAATTACCATTTTAGTGTAAATTAAGAAGCACAAAAGTGTTGTGATAAACATAACTTCatcctaaataaaataatactctcATCATTGTGTATTTATAGCattactttaatataattttaaaacaagtgaaataaaaaaaaaattatttaaaatcactTATTCTTTAAAAAAGTTGTTCTCCCAGTTGAGATACCTGTTTATGTAATTGAcgtagataatattttttatgataattattttagactTTTAATGTCAAACGAAAAAATTGACATAAATTAAAgcaatataaaaagtttgtagTACTTACTTAAAGTGAATCATTAACATAAGTAGTgtacttattatattatattgaatgCAGTGATAGCGAAGATCACGACGAAAATATCTAAAACTATTGTGTTTAAATGAATGATTGTTGTGtcttttaattgtaatttcaaCAAATTGTATCGCCTATTACATAAAATGGTTAGAATGTTGTTGCTTCTGCGCACTATCATTCTCAAGTTTcaaccaaataaaaattatggtTTTGGGTTTTCGAAAAACAAAACCCTCAGAGGCTAAACCATCAAGTGTTTCCAAGAAAAACATGTTAGGATTGTGAACTAAGTTCAATGGGTGAATTGAACCTCTCAGAAAATTTATAAACCTTTtacatataaatgaaaaataaaatctgaattAATGATATCTTTAAAGAAAACTGGTTTCAAATtgaagtaattttattttcagtggtattgttttttaagttttcacATACAATATAAGTtcgattaaaagaaaaattatatgagATAACAGTTAGAGAAAAATTTACATCTAATTGCTTAATTAGCTATATCAATTAAATCCATGAATTATCAAATTTTACAAGAATAtcttaagaaaataagaagataTACAACATAATACAAGATCTTGAATGCTATAAAATCTAGGTCTCCACATATAAAACTATATTAGGAAATCACTCTCTCATGTCAATCCTAATCAAGATTAATAcgattcaaataaaaaatgtttatgaaattAGATCATTTTAACATATAATGATGATCTTCAAGGTAACATgattaaattatgataattctttaaaataaatccAAGAATGTGTTTTGAGAATGCAACACTATTAATTAAAGTGTTTTGAAGATTCCATACAATTTAATCTTTaagtaatttcatatttaaaaagaGTAAGAAACATAATTTTAGAGgtttaatacaattatattcACTTTTAATATGCTAAAAGAGAGCTATATGTGAGGTTGCACAAACTTTTTACTCGCTAAAATAGTATTTCAATGAGACAAAATCAGTCAAAGGTAGTCTActaataattttctattaaaattacattataatccaatgattaaaatgaagatttaattaaataaaatgttctAACTGACAAATCAATCAAGTTCATCAATGTTTTACTTGGttaaaacatttttgtaatttagtgtAGGTGGTTATGAACATCAAATCAACAAGTTTAAACTAGCTAGTATGAAATTCTTGTCCCATTAAAACAATGATATAAAATAAGGTGAAATTAAAGCGGATCCTCAGTAGAGTTAAGTATAAAGATgcaaaaaagataaagaaatttAGTAAGGTTTATTGAGAGAAATTGagaaattttattcaaatcatCCTAAGCACATACAATAACTACTTCATGTTGTTGTGTATaaacaaagtctcacattggataaaatatgaaatacacatgagtttatatacacataagatacattCCTTAGTAAGAGACCTTTTGGAGTGATACAAAAGACAAatccaatatatttttttaaacatatgttggtttttacaattttttttttaaatatgttactATTTATTGAGCGCATTCCacaaaaatatactataataaattCTGTTTCACTCAATAACATGATATCATATTAACTTATGTCTCTTATTTTTGACATGATCCTATTTTAGCTTGTCAAATGATGTAAATAGTTTAAATACTagtataaaatatcatttaacatttaatttcttttttacaaaattaaattaaaatgattatatctattcatttttaaagtttaagacCAAACCATATCAACATTtggaacaaaaacaaattttaattttacattcaaaacatatttaactctttatatatatatattatttgtttcacATTAATCTCTACACACTAAAAAATTTACACtaaactaagaaaatattatggataataagataaattaattatatttcatcaAAGAATAAATTACAGGTATTTGGTCTTATTTGATATTCACCACTAAACAAATCCTTGGTATAATtgcaataaatataaaataaagtattgaatataaaaaaaagtcttattTAAGCATATTAAAGTCCATGATGATTGAATAAGATGATTTGTTTTTGTAAAGCATCATACAAATATtcttatcaaataaaattattattcgtttacaaaagttaaattgtaattttttctaGCGTCATAATAGTTTGatatctctatttttctcttacACTCAagttacacattttttttctacattcatttaataatgtttttcaaaatataatattatattaaagtaaaaataataaatatatataaaatattataataaaataataatgtatgaACTTGTAACTTGAGGATAAAAGAAAGTttctttcaatataaaaaaagagGAGAATTGATCTTCTAAAAAGATATTAACCATAAATAGTGAGTCATAAATTGAACTTCTTTTTGGAAAATTTATCCATACAAAGTTCCACAGTATCTCGATCAgaattattttgaaagaaaatactCATGCAAACCAAAAAATATTATGGGAcgttaatcataataaaaataatagcaaAATATAAGTAGTTGTTAAAGAAGCATGCTTCTAAAAAGATGGACTACTTATTagtatgattataattataccTTAAACAGCAACAGTGGATGTTTCGGATTGTTTGGGTACTTGTTTGAGTTCAAGGCTACTGGTATAATTTTCCTTGTACTTAAACCATTGTGAACACAATATAAAGTAACCCAAATTCATGATTTCTAGAGCAGCAATCATGTAATAAAACAAATCCAATCTCCCCTTGTTAAGATCTTCTGGTAACCAATTCCCCGAGGCAGATTTAGAACTGCTATTGTGAACAATTGTGATAAGAAGAGTGCTCAAATAACTGGACCCTGCCATGCCACAGTAGAAAAGTGACCCTCCAATGCTTCTCATGTTCTCAGGGAATTGTTTATAGTATAATTCAACTTGTCCAACCGCAGTAAATGACTCAGCTAGACCAGCAAGTGCTAACTGAGGAATTAACCATAGACCTGACATAGATGAAATATCACCTTTTCTTGGTTGCACTCCTATGGGATTGGTCAGAGCCAAGTTTCTTCTATGCTCTTCAACAACTGCTGCTACTAGCATGCACAGTGCAGAGAGAAAAATACCAGTTCCCATCCTCTGGAGGAGTGTGATGCCACCCTCTTTTCCAGTGAGTCTACGGAGGAAAGGGACCAATATTCTATCATAGATTGGTAGCCATAAGGTCATGCTCAACATCAAGAACACATAGTAGGATGCACCCGGGATTTTGAAGTTACTGTGTCCGACACGCCTATCGGATTGAAGGGCTTGAAACACAAGAAGGGTGTGATTTTGGACAATAACTAAGTGGTACAAAATGGCTGATAACCATATGGGTAATACTCTCACCACACATTTTGCCTCCTCCACTTGCTGTATGCTGCAAAGGTTCCATGGATTTCCTGCAGATCCATCTGGGTTTATTTTATCTTGTGGGGTCACAATGGCTGCTTTATCCAATAACCTATTCATGTATTTCAGTTACAAACTTAGgacttgtttaatatatatatcattttcacAAAGAATTACAAAACTTATCAATTGTTcccaaaacaaataattaatccATACTACTTATTGAGAAGCAAATTATCCACCCAGAAATTGGTGAAGTTAAAAGTTAAGCTCGATGTAGTTACCTGAACTGAAAGGTGTAAGGGAGCCTAGAGTTAATGCTCTTGGGAGGCACATAGTTGAAAAGGGAAATGGTTTGATGTTCTGCAGGTAGTTTTAAACTCCTTTTCTTGGTTGCAACAACCAAAACTTGCACAATACTAGTGATGGGGCTACCACTTGGTTTAACCTTGACATAAATTTTGGCCCCCATGAAGTACACTATACAAGATATGAACATCAAGGCTGCAGGAATTCCCAACCCTATTGCCCAGCTAACATTTGACTGTACATACACAATTAGCGTTAAAGAGACCATCTGGGCAAAAGTGAAGGTAAAAAAGTACCAATTGAAGAAGCTGTTAATCCCTTTCTTCCCTGAATCTGTTTTGGGATTGAACTGATCAGCTCCAAATGCCAAGTTACATGGTCTCACCCCAGCAGCACCTACCAGCAGCAAACCAAATCCAGCCAATAGAAAAGTCATTTGCCCTGCAGTTGGTCCTCTGCATGTTTTGCTCTCCTTTGCACAGTGAGGTGGATGCAGATTCTTAAATACAGCAGTAAGTTGTATCACAAGCAATCCCTGttcagatgcaggtgaaacaATTACAAAGGGTCAAATATGTATGTATTAAATTACTAGTATACAAGTAATTGATGCAGATGTGTTAGTTTTTCTGTAAACTGTGGCTTGTTGTGAAATAATAGTAGATATTTGGTGaagaatttttttgaaattgtaCCAAAAAAGAAGTGAATGTGCAGAATCCTATTGTCTTGTAGCGACCAAAGTAGGTGTCTGATAAGAAGGCACCTATCAAGGTAGCAAAGTTGGTGCTGCCACTGAAGATGTTGATTATATTTGTGGCTGTGATGTTCTTCAGGTTGAATACAGTGGTGAGATAGACCAAGAGGTTGGCTAAGGTGCCAATGGCTCCCAATTTCTCAAAAGTTTCATTTCCTGCAAATTACACAAACAAGTCATTCGAAAGGTAAGACTAACTGTAAAAACAccgaacacacacacacacaaacacccAGAAAGCATTTAGGATGTAAAAGATTGTCATTCCTTACCTATGATAAAGGGCATAGCCTTCCATCCTCTGTAGTTAATCTTAGGATCACTGTCTGTCACATGTTTCTCATTGTTCTCTGTACTTTCTTTCTCCATTGTCTCTATAGTTGTTCTCCCTGCCTCTTCAGCTCCCATTTGTTCAGGATTCTGTATATGAACTCTGTTGCTCCTTCACAGTAGGGAGAAAGAAACGTGATTTTGGTGTTGGGTAATGAAAGTTGAACAAGACATGAGAAGTAGAGCAGTGAAGTTCTTATATGAATGAACGACTAAGACTTTTTTGTGGTTGATGCTCAAAAGTGAGATTTCACTTTGAAACTAAATTATTCcaagtaaaaagaaataatatatctcacacacaaatttttaatgttcatttgatcttagttttttcttaaaaataacaaGTATTCTTTTTTTGtaactattttatcatattaaataaatatacttgTATAGCATTTTATCCTTATCctaaaattaagattaatataATCTAAATGAATGGTTCAcatctaataatttaataatctaggaaaaaaacatgaaaattaagGATAGTTTTGAAACGATTCATTTTTTGTCAAAGTCTAATCAAGTaactttttttgtaataaataaaagagtttaattttgatgttatatttaattacataaatGAGTCAGATTCATACTTGATGAGTTTTTTTAAAGAAACTGATTATAActtatatgcatatatatatatatatatatatatatatatatatatatatatatataatggaaaTAAATGTTAAGGAtcattgttaataaaataattataatagaattACCTAATACAAATTTCAGatcattaatatattatttaatttttgttttgattagcttataaattataaaaaatttaataaattgttgaaaaaaaattatttatattttgttccaATTTCATGATATATGTCTTAACTTTCCGtcgaaatatttttaaatttctcttCTCATTCAATAGATATCAAAATGATGACAAAAAGCCTGTATTTAAAGATATTCAGAAATGAAATTTGAgataaaatatcaaatgaatgaAGGATGTTTTGGGTATTTAAACTGAGTTTGTCAATAGGGTAGGGGCAG contains:
- the LOC108331053 gene encoding protein NRT1/ PTR FAMILY 2.9 yields the protein MGAEEAGRTTIETMEKESTENNEKHVTDSDPKINYRGWKAMPFIIGNETFEKLGAIGTLANLLVYLTTVFNLKNITATNIINIFSGSTNFATLIGAFLSDTYFGRYKTIGFCTFTSFLGLLVIQLTAVFKNLHPPHCAKESKTCRGPTAGQMTFLLAGFGLLLVGAAGVRPCNLAFGADQFNPKTDSGKKGINSFFNWYFFTFTFAQMVSLTLIVYVQSNVSWAIGLGIPAALMFISCIVYFMGAKIYVKVKPSGSPITSIVQVLVVATKKRSLKLPAEHQTISLFNYVPPKSINSRLPYTFQFRLLDKAAIVTPQDKINPDGSAGNPWNLCSIQQVEEAKCVVRVLPIWLSAILYHLVIVQNHTLLVFQALQSDRRVGHSNFKIPGASYYVFLMLSMTLWLPIYDRILVPFLRRLTGKEGGITLLQRMGTGIFLSALCMLVAAVVEEHRRNLALTNPIGVQPRKGDISSMSGLWLIPQLALAGLAESFTAVGQVELYYKQFPENMRSIGGSLFYCGMAGSSYLSTLLITIVHNSSSKSASGNWLPEDLNKGRLDLFYYMIAALEIMNLGYFILCSQWFKYKENYTSSLELKQVPKQSETSTVAV